A genomic stretch from Anopheles nili chromosome X, idAnoNiliSN_F5_01, whole genome shotgun sequence includes:
- the LOC128728410 gene encoding mucin-5AC-like, whose protein sequence is MMNKVFGAVFIILQTLTENSLQQQSSGKSVSVPESVVCESVGRIPNDASESCTSYYLCTMNSESGQLVPLLAQCPGATIFSRELAKCVEGPAYLCQNASFQIAPTESNLGARESNTVQTVNSELRCTSTGSFPNFASTDCKTYFLCLENTDGSFIEYLTSCPLSTVFSPDESRCVDSSLYICPNEKTTTTSNVQSTTTPVVPPFVCPSLGRFVNEQSLDCKTYFLCIMQGNDQLVPMITSCPSSTIFSAIELKCVSTALYTCPKQTTSTEPTTTEMTSSNNDSTSDSPLTTPGTSTTSTHQTETSEIPLTTPGSGTNSPTPTNIPLTTPGVPTTPGVTPTHSQSIESTTSTQETSEIPLTTPGAETNSPTPTDIPLTTPGVPTIPTTTPAYSSTIESTTSTQETSEIPLTTPEAETNSPTPTDIPLTTPGVPTTPGVSPTHSQTIELTTSTQKTSEIPLTTPGAETNSPTPTDIPLTTPGVPTTPGVSPTHSQTIELTTSTQETSEIPLTTPGAETNSPTPTDIPLTTPGVPTTPGVSPTHSQTIELTTSTQETSEIPLTTPGAETNSPTPTDIPLTTPGVPTTPGVSPTHSQTIESTTSTQETSETPKTSESGSVDGTTTLLPIGTSTNSFEFECPDQGRYPDPRAVECESYLLCITNSYGTLTPVKFFCPYNAIFSETMYMCVSKELFSCGIEFSTASTPSSTQVITSTIVIPTPTPFVCPQTGRYSNPDSIYCKSYYLCVYDGKMNLIFVELSCPPATIFVEQEHKCVSANEYECTPASTELTTPVTTTTEVQGRCDTTGGRLANYAANDCKTYLFCAKLTSGEIVEIPLNCPSNTLFDEKLKICSDSYICPRND, encoded by the coding sequence atgatGAACAAAGTGTTTGGTGCTGTGTTTATAATACTGCAGACATTAACAGAGAATAGCCTTCAGCAACAGAGTTCCGGCAAATCAGTATCAGTACCGGAGAGTGTTGTTTGCGAATCAGTAGGACGAATACCAAACGATGCGTCCGAGTCGTGCACTTCATATTACTTATGCACAATGAATTCCGAGAGCGGCCAGTTAGTTCCACTGCTGGCGCAATGTCCCGGTGCAACAATTTTTTCACGAGAGCTTGCGAAATGTGTGGAAGGACCAGCCTATTTATGTCAAAATGCTTCATTCCAAATAGCTCCAACAGAATCGAATTTGGGTGCCCGCGAATCTAATACAGTTCAAACAGTAAACTCTGAGCTTCGATGCACAAGTACTGGTAGTTTTCCGAACTTCGCTTCCACGGATTGTAAAACATACTTCTTGTGTTTAGAAAACACGGATGGATCTTTTATAGAATATCTCACAAGTTGTCCATTGTCCACTGTATTTTCGCCCGATGAATCGAGATGTGTGGATTCTTCATTATACATATGTCCTAATGAGAAAACAACTACAACATCCAATGTTCAGTCAACGACCACTCCAGTGGTACCACCTTTTGTTTGTCCTAGTTTAGGACGATTCGTTAATGAACAATCCTTGGattgtaaaacatattttctgtGTATAATGCAAGGAAATGATCAACTTGTACCAATGATCACTTCATGTCCATCATCTACGATATTTTCTGCGATAGAGTTGAAATGTGTATCAACTGCTTTATACACTTGCCCTAAGCAAACCACATCCACAGAACCCACTACAACTGAAATGACATCAAGCAACAACGATAGTACTTCGGATTCACCGCTTACCACTCCTGGTACCTCAACGACGAGCACGCATCAGACGGAAACATCAGAAATACCTCTTACTACTCCTGGATCCGGAACAAACTCACCTACGCCAACAAATATACCTCTTACTACTCCAGGTGTACCAACTACCCCTGGAGTAACGCCAACGCATTCGCAATCAATCGAGTCAACCACGAGCACGCAGGAAACATCAGAAATACCTCTTACTACTCCTGGAGCTGAAACAAACTCGCCTACGCCAACAGATATACCACTTACTACTCCAGGTGTGCCAACAATCCCTACAACAACCCCTGCGTATTCATCAACAATCGAGTCAACCACGAGCACGCAGGAAACATCAGAAATACCTCTTACTACTCCTGAAGCTGAGACAAACTCGCCTACGCCAACAGACATACCACTTACTACTCCAGGTGTACCAACTACTCCTGGAGTATCACCTACGCATTCGCAAACAATCGAGTTAACAACGAGCACGCAGAAAACATCAGAAATACCTCTTACTACTCCTGGAGCTGAGACAAACTCGCCTACGCCAACAGACATACCACTTACTACTCCAGGTGTACCAACTACTCCTGGAGTATCACCTACGCATTCGCAAACAATCGAGTTAACCACGAGCACGCAGGAAACATCAGAAATACCTCTTACTACTCCTGGAGCTGAAACAAACTCGCCTACGCCAACAGACATACCACTTACTACTCCAGGTGTACCAACTACTCCTGGAGTATCACCTACGCATTCGCAAACAATCGAGTTAACCACGAGCACGCAGGAAACATCAGAAATACCTCTTACTACTCCTGGAGCTGAAACAAACTCGCCTACGCCAACAGACATACCACTTACTACTCCAGGTGTACCAACTACTCCTGGAGTATCACCTACGCATTCGCAAACAATCGAGTCAACTACGAGCACGCAGGAAACATCAGAAACACCTAAGACCTCTGAGTCCGGTAGCGTTGACGGTACCACAACGCTCTTGCCAATCGGAACATCTACCAATTCTTTTGAGTTTGAGTGTCCCGACCAAGGGCGGTACCCAGATCCAAGAGCAGTAGAATGTGAATCATACTTACTGTGTATTACAAATAGTTATGGAACCTTGACACCAGTTAAATTTTTCTGTCCTTACAATGCAATTTTTTCGGAAACCATGTACATGTGCGTTTCCaaagaattattttcttgTGGGATTGAGTTTTCAACGGCTTCCACCCCTTCATCCACACAGGTAATAACTTCAACTATTGTGATTCCAACGCCCACACCTTTTGTATGTCCTCAAACCGGTAGATATTCCAATCCTGATTCGATCTATTGTAAATCGTACTACCTTTGCGTGTacgatggaaaaatgaacTTAATTTTCGTTGAACTGAGCTGTCCTCCAGCAACAATATTCGTAGAACAAGAACATAAATGTGTATCGGCAAATGAATATGAATGCACACCAGCCTCTACGGAATTAACAACACCAGTCACTACGACGACAGAAGTACAAGGCAGATGTGATACGACGGGTGGGAGATTAGCTAACTACGCAGCAAACGACTGTAAAACCTACCTGTTTTGTGCAAAATTAACATCCGGCGAGATTGTAGAAATACCCTTAAATTGTCCGAGCAATACGTTGTTTGATGAAAAGCTAAAGATCTGCTCGGATAGTTACATTTGCCCCAGGAATGATTAA
- the LOC128728289 gene encoding neuropathy target esterase sws produces MDIVGLVKKSYADYGTMLKDSWYTINTEDLNFYWAIKLFVAILTICTTYYTWRKKHIKKLEEKAQLANQYASHMRFRKRDKMLFYGRRMLRKVRSISGQAYGGQGRKRKAVMRFAKRLLLRKDVTPTQLLVIEPPAEYLEVATDGNDRVPPDALYMLQSIRIFGHFEKPVFLKLCKHTEIINLIAGESLIKVGDPDDSVFIVQTGQVNVFLNNPDGSSITLKVVRQGESVTSLLSFIDVLVGNASQYKTVTARAMEYSQVIRLPMFAFQQVFSECPDLLVRVIQVIMVRLQRVTITALHNYLGLSTEYIQCSSQRKKIPVPPLKSSPGHRRVPSDQVHPVPHSLVGEIKPDMLVDLSGSGDAAHSLARRTSTLPIEPVDQAVLKAIAVDGFMQELDLHDTHRGTIEENILIKEVSPGTTLVHQGILDDVMLIFVIAGGLTLTQCPQTGIIAQDTNKGMGDKTDNHTVTIYSGDVVGGLAVLTGECSLYTIRAKHNSRVGLLSKDVIYKIMRERPAVVLDIANSVVKRLSPLVRQCDFALDWNFIESGRAVYRQEETSDSTYIVLNGRLRSVTTHANGKKEIVGEYGKGDLIGIIEMITETPRTTTVMAVRDSELAKLPEGLFNAIKFKYPIVVTQLISLLSHRILGSMRSRPISTSSFTSVSFDTNQQIQHRYSTVAIVAVSDDVPMSPFTYELYHSLSTIGSTVRLTSEIVRKALGSSIMEPPNEYRLTSWLGQQEDRHNITLYQCDNSFGPWTQRCLRQADVILIVGFGDRSPVMGKLEKEIDRLAIRTAKELVLLHSEDNDAAPSNTISWLNMRAWVSRHHHIQCPKRMFTRRSQNKISELYERIMKNEPYIHCDFSRLARWLTGNSVGLVLGGGGARGAAHVGMLKAIQEAGIPIDMVGGVSIGAFMGALWCMEKNITTMTQKAREWCTKMTQWSRQLRDLTYPITSMFSGRHFNQTIRGTFGDICIEDLWIPYFTLTTDISASCARVHTHGSTWRYVRSSMSLSGYMPPLCDPTDGHLLLDGGYVNNLPGDLWRYARASMSVAGIFPPICDTRDGHLLLDGCYTNNVPADVMRAQGAAHIIAIDVGSQDDTDLTDYGDDLSGWWLLYKRWNPFTSPVKVPNLPDIQSRLAYVSCVRQLEEVKKSDYCEYIRPPIDKYKTLAFGSFDEIKNVGYEHGKVYFQNMAENGRLTRFNQWSVHSIPKKATHSLNEYSFVDLAQIVCKVPETHPERGYSSSEDDYYDGYASEPSSMPLKKGYNMPLMRSAGSLSLSDNDMDSDELEIPRPFKPLQGTRNMSGDKKQ; encoded by the exons atgGATATTGTAGGATTAGTGAAAAAGTCGTATGCCGACTACGGTACTATGCTGAAAGATTCCTGGTACACCATAAACACGGAAGATTTAAAT ttttattgGGCAATTAAGCTGTTCGTCGCTATACTCACCATATGTACAACCTATTATACCTGGCGGAAAAAGCATATCAAAA AACTCGAAGAAAAGGCCCAGCTGGCCAATCAGTACGCCTCCCATATGCGCTTCCGTAAACGCGACAAGATGCTGTTCTACGGTCGTCGAATGTTGCGCAAGGTGCGGTCTATTTCGGGACAAGCGTACGGTGGTCAGGGTCGAAAGCGTAAAGCTGTAATGCGATTTGCCAAGCGACTCTTGCTGCGTAAAGATGTGACCCCAACACAATTGCTGGTGATTGAACCACCGGCAGAATATCTAGAAGTAGCCACAGATGGTAATGATCGCGTGCCACCGGATGCACTCTATATGTTGCAGTCCATTCGCATCTTTGGACACTTTGAGAAGCCCGTCTTTTTGAAGCTTTGCAAACATACAGAGATCATCAATCTTATCGCCGGTGAAAGTCTCATCAAGGTTGGCGATCCGGACGATAGCGTATTTATTGTACAAACGGGACAGGTGAACGTCTTTCTCAACAATCCGGATGGAAGCTCTATAACGCTGAAAGTTGTACGCCAAGGCGAGTCGGTGACTTCGCTGTTGAGCTTCATAGATGTGCTGGTG GGCAACGCTAGCCAGTATAAAACTGTCACCGCACGTGCTATGGAATACTCTCAGGTGATTCGATTACCAATGTTTGCCTTTCAGCAGGTGTTTAGCGAATGTCCCGACCTACTGGTACGAGTGATTCAAGTGATAATGGTTCGTTTGCAGCGTGTAACCATTACCGCCCTACACAACTACCTTGGCTTGAGCACGGAATATATTCAG TGTTCAtcacaaaggaaaaaaatccctgtTCCTCCATTGAAAAGCAGCCCTGGTCATCGTCGAGTGCCTTCCGATCAGGTGCATCCTGTGCCACATTCCCTCgtaggtgaaataaaacccgaCATGTTGGTAGATTTGTCGGGATCAGGCGATGCGGCACATAGCCTGGCACGTCGCACTTCTACCCTACCGATCGAACCCGTCGACCAAGCAGTACTAAAGGCCATCGCAGTTGATGGTTTCATGCAAGAGCTTGATTTGCACGACACGCACAGGGGCACCATCGAGGAAAACATACTAATCAAAGAGGTCTCTCCGGGCACAACGCTTGTACATCAAGGCATATTAGAT GAtgtgatgttgatttttgttatcGCCGGAGGTTTGACCCTTACACAGTGTCCACAGACGGGTATAATCGCGCAGGACACAAATAAAGGTATGGGAGATAAAACGGATAATCACACCGTCACCATTTATTCCGGCGACGTTGTGGGAGGATTGGCGGTTCTGACTGGTGAATGCAGTCTTTACACCATCAGAGCAAAGCACAACTCACGCGTCGGATTGCTGAGTAAGGATGTTATTTACAA GATAATGCGAGAGCGTCCTGCCGTAGTTCTCGATATAGCTAACAGTGTTGTAAAACGTCTATCGCCATTGGTACGCCAATGTGACTTTGCACTCGATTGGAATTTCATCGAATCAGGACGTGCCGTGTATCGCCAGGAAGAAACAAGTGACTCAACTTATATTGTTTTGAATGGACGCCTTCGTTCTGTTACGACGCATGCCAACGGTAAAAAGGAAATTGTTGGTGAATACGGCAAAGGCGATCTCATAGGTATAATCGAAATGATAACCGAAACGCCTCGCACTACGACGGTGATGGCAGTGCGCGATTCCGAGCTAGCCAAGCTACCAGAGGGCTTGTTCaatgcgataaaattcaaGTATCCGATCGTAGTTACGCAGCTTATCAGCCTGCTAAGCCACCGCATACTCGGTTCGATGAGGTCACGTCCTATTTCGACTAGCTCGTTCACATCTGTGTCATTCGACACCAACCAACAAATCCAACATCGCTACTCAACGGTGGCAATCGTTGCAGTCAGCGATGATGTGCCGATGTCGCCGTTCACGTACGAGCTGTACCACTCGCTCAGCACAATCGGTTCGACGGTGCGGCTCACGTCCGAAATCGTGCGAAAAGCCCTTGGCTCGTCCATTATGGAACCGCCGAATGAGTACAGATTGACCAGCTGGCTCGGTCAGCAGGAAGACCGGCACAACATCACCCTGTACCAGTGCGACAACTCATTTGGTCCATGGACGCAACGATGCCTCCGGCAGGCAGACGTTATCCTTATTGTCGGCTTCGGCGATCGGTCACCGGTGATGGGCAAGCTAGAGAAAGAAATCGATCGGCTGGCGATACGAACGGCCAAAGAGCTGGTGTTGCTGCATTCGGAGGATAACGACGCTGCGCCGTCGAACACGATCAGCTGGTTGAACATGCGCGCCTGGGTATCGCGGCATCACCATATACAGTGTCCAAAGCGAATGTTCACGCGTCGCAGTCAGAATAAAATT TCTGAGCTTTACGAGCGGATAATGAAGAACGAACCGTACATTCATTGTGATTTCTCCCGACTGGCCCGATGGCTCACCGGTAACTCGGTTGGACTGGTGCTCGGCGGCGGAGGTGCCCGAGGTGCGGCCCATGTGGGAATGCTTAAAGCTATCCAAGAAGCCGGCATTCCCATCGACATGGTGGGTGGCGTGAGCATCGGTGCATTCATGGGAGCTCTATGGTGCATGGAGAAAAACATAACCACCATGACACAGAAAGCCCGAGAGTGGTGCACG AAAATGACACAATGGAGCCGACAGTTGCGTGATTTAACATACCCAATAACGTCTATGTTTTCTGGACGTCATTTCAACCAGACTATTCGTGGAACGTTTGGCGACATTTGCATCGAGGATTTGTGGATCCCGTACTTCACACTGACCACCGATATCTCAGCCAGCtgtgcgcgcgtgcacacTCATG GTTCGACGTGGCGTTATGTTCGTTCCTCGATGTCGCTGAGTGGATACATGCCTCCGTTGTGTGACCCAACAGATGGGCACCTACTGCTGGATGGTGGGTACGTCAATAACCTCCCAG GAGATCTGTGGCGTTATGCGCGTGCCAGTATGTCAGTAGCCGGTATATTTCCTCCTATCTGTGATACTCGAGATGGCCATCTGCTGTTAGATGGTTGCTATACTAATAACGTGCCAG CCGATGTAATGCGTGCTCAGGGAGCGGCCCATATCATAGCAATAGACGTTGGATCGCAGGATGATACGGATTTGACAGATTACGGCGACGACCTGTCTGGTTGGTGGTTGTTATACAAGCGCTGGAATCCGTTTACCTCACCGGTGAAGGTGCCGAACCTGCCCGATATTCAATCGCGCCTTGCCTATGTATCATGTGTTCGTCAGTTGGAG GAAGTGAAAAAGAGTGACTATTGCGAGTACATTCGCCCCCCTATTGACAAATACAAAACGCTGGCGTTTGGTAGCTTTGATGAGATAAAAAATGTAGGGTACGAGCATGGAAAGGTTTATTTCCAGAACATGGCAGAAAATGGTCGCCTAACACGCTTCAACCAGTGGTCTGTACACTCAATTCCCAAAAAGGCAACCCATTCCTTAAACGA gTACTCCTTTGTGGATCTGGCACAAATTGTTTGCAAAGTTCCAGAAACACACCCCGAGCGTGGTTATTCATCTAGCGAAGACGACTACTATGACGGGTATGCATCGGAGCCATCGAGCATGCCTTTGAAGAAGGGATACAATATGCCGCTGATGCGTTCTGCCGGTTCTCTTTCCTTATCTGATAATGATATGGACTCTGATGAGCTTGAAATTCCTAGGCCCTTCAAACCGCTCCAAGGAACCCGTAATATGTCAGGagataaaaaacaataa